A single region of the Clostridia bacterium genome encodes:
- the disA gene encoding DNA integrity scanning protein DisA, which translates to MKEVPDKFLQALRLVAPGTVIREGLDNILRGRTGALIVIGDSPEIREIAEGGFELNAELTATGLYELSKMDGAILVSGDGQRILRANVHLVPQAVIPSQETGIRHRTAERVARQTGAIVIAISQRRSIITLYQGPFKYVVRDTGLILARANEALQALEKYRRVLDKFLNTLTVLEFEEAVTAHDVVKVIQRVEMIGRVMDEIDFYIIQLGNESRLVTLQLEEMTGGLREEGELVIRDYFVAGGERAWEQVRKQLNQCSPEEILEPLVISRIMGFGGTLAALEQPVTPRGYRVLRKIPRLPMAVIENLVAAFGTLPRIVEATVEALDAVDGIGEIRAKAIKEGLAKLREQVLLEHYS; encoded by the coding sequence ATGAAGGAGGTACCAGATAAGTTCCTTCAGGCATTGCGCCTAGTTGCTCCTGGTACTGTTATTCGCGAGGGATTGGATAATATCTTGCGCGGTCGCACTGGCGCTTTGATTGTTATCGGTGATAGTCCGGAGATTAGGGAAATTGCTGAAGGCGGGTTTGAGCTCAATGCGGAGCTTACCGCTACCGGCCTCTATGAATTGTCCAAAATGGACGGGGCCATTCTTGTATCCGGTGATGGGCAAAGGATTCTTAGAGCTAACGTACATTTGGTGCCTCAGGCAGTTATCCCATCCCAGGAGACTGGCATTCGCCACCGCACTGCGGAGCGAGTGGCCCGCCAAACCGGTGCAATTGTCATAGCCATTTCCCAACGCCGCAGCATCATCACTCTCTATCAAGGACCATTCAAGTATGTAGTTCGAGATACAGGACTAATACTGGCGCGGGCCAATGAGGCGTTGCAAGCTCTGGAGAAATATCGGCGGGTGCTAGATAAGTTTCTCAACACTCTTACAGTTCTGGAGTTCGAGGAGGCAGTTACCGCGCACGATGTGGTAAAGGTAATTCAAAGGGTAGAGATGATTGGCAGGGTGATGGATGAGATTGATTTCTACATAATCCAGCTGGGAAATGAGAGTCGCCTGGTGACCTTGCAGCTGGAGGAGATGACCGGGGGGTTGAGGGAAGAAGGGGAGCTAGTTATTAGGGATTATTTCGTGGCTGGCGGGGAACGGGCGTGGGAACAGGTACGCAAACAGCTGAATCAGTGTTCTCCAGAGGAAATCCTGGAACCGCTAGTTATAAGTCGCATCATGGGTTTTGGAGGTACCCTGGCAGCTTTGGAACAACCGGTTACACCTCGGGGTTATCGGGTCTTACGAAAGATCCCTCGCCTGCCCATGGCAGTAATAGAGAATTTGGTTGCTGCTTTTGGCACTTTGCCCCGGATCGTAGAGGCTACGGTGGAAGCTTTAGATGCGGTGGATGGCATTGGGGAAATCCGGGCCAAGGCCATAAAAGAAGGGCTCGCCAAATTGCGCGAGCAAGTATTGCTGGAGCACTACAGCTAA